The following proteins come from a genomic window of Pseudomonas sp. J452:
- a CDS encoding long-chain-fatty-acid--CoA ligase, which produces MQLTQALHRAAQLYPERTATVFRERRRTYRESAERVARLAGGLHNLGITKGERVSVLAVNSDHYQEAMLACWWLGAVLNPVNTRWSAAEIAYSLDDCGATLLVVDDQHLPLLPGILAGVERRPMLLHAGMAQTPSGALCMERLLASAEPIADSRSGGDDLAVIMYTGGTTGRPKGVMLSHAALLITVLLRLAEQAPLAKLVGLNVAPMFHIAGLAVAYARVVSGDTNVYIPGFEPVELLETLCREQVNETLLVPTMLQALLVHPRFAEFDLGCLRHILYGASPISSALLDKAMAQLPQADFMQVYGLTENTGLVSFNPPANHGAEARAAGLHRSVGRPVCGQWVKVVDSQGEQVPRRAIGELLVSGPTVMQGYWNKPEETAKVLKDGWLCTGDAAYMDEDGHLFIVDRVKDMIISGGENVYSAEVENVLATHPAVALCAVIGIPHDTWGEAVHAAVVLKPGAEVGAAELQAHCRAQIAGYKCPKSVEFREAMPLSAAGKILKRDLREPHWVGR; this is translated from the coding sequence ATGCAGTTGACTCAAGCACTTCATCGCGCGGCGCAGCTCTACCCCGAGCGCACCGCCACCGTCTTTCGCGAGCGCCGGCGCACGTATCGGGAGTCCGCCGAGCGCGTCGCCCGTCTGGCCGGCGGCCTGCACAACCTGGGCATCACCAAGGGCGAGCGCGTGTCCGTGCTGGCCGTCAACTCCGACCACTATCAGGAGGCCATGCTGGCCTGCTGGTGGCTGGGCGCGGTGCTCAATCCGGTGAACACCCGCTGGAGTGCCGCCGAGATCGCCTATTCCCTGGACGATTGCGGCGCCACGCTGCTAGTGGTCGATGACCAGCATCTGCCGCTGCTGCCGGGCATTCTGGCCGGGGTCGAGCGGCGGCCCATGCTGCTGCACGCTGGCATGGCGCAGACGCCTTCCGGTGCCCTGTGTATGGAGCGTCTGCTCGCGTCCGCCGAACCCATCGCGGACAGCCGCAGCGGCGGCGATGATCTGGCGGTGATCATGTACACCGGCGGTACCACCGGGCGGCCCAAGGGCGTGATGCTGTCGCATGCGGCGCTGCTGATCACGGTGCTGCTGCGTCTGGCCGAACAGGCGCCGCTGGCCAAGCTGGTCGGCCTCAACGTCGCCCCGATGTTCCACATCGCCGGCCTGGCCGTTGCCTACGCGCGGGTGGTGAGCGGCGACACTAATGTTTACATCCCCGGCTTCGAGCCCGTGGAACTGCTGGAGACGCTGTGCCGCGAGCAGGTCAACGAGACTCTGCTGGTACCGACCATGCTGCAGGCGCTGTTGGTCCACCCGCGCTTCGCCGAGTTCGATCTCGGTTGCCTGCGGCACATTCTCTACGGCGCCTCGCCGATCAGCTCGGCGCTGCTGGACAAGGCCATGGCGCAGCTGCCACAGGCCGATTTCATGCAGGTCTACGGCCTCACTGAGAATACCGGCCTGGTGTCCTTCAATCCGCCGGCCAACCACGGCGCCGAGGCGCGTGCCGCCGGGCTGCACCGCTCAGTGGGCCGGCCTGTGTGCGGCCAGTGGGTGAAGGTGGTCGACAGCCAGGGTGAGCAGGTGCCGCGCCGTGCTATCGGCGAGCTGCTGGTCAGCGGCCCGACGGTCATGCAGGGCTATTGGAACAAGCCGGAGGAGACCGCCAAGGTGCTCAAGGACGGCTGGCTGTGCACCGGCGATGCTGCCTACATGGACGAGGATGGTCACCTGTTCATCGTCGACCGGGTCAAGGACATGATCATCAGCGGCGGCGAGAACGTGTACTCCGCCGAGGTCGAGAACGTGCTGGCCACCCATCCGGCGGTCGCCCTCTGCGCGGTGATCGGCATTCCCCACGACACCTGGGGCGAGGCGGTGCATGCGGCGGTCGTGCTCAAGCCGGGCGCCGAGGTCGGCGCAGCGGAACTGCAGGCGCACTGCCGCGCGCAGATCGCCGGCTACAAGTGCCCGAAGAGCGTGGAGTTCCGCGAGGCGATGCCGCTCTCGGCGGCCGGCAAGATCCTCAAGCGCGACCTGCGCGAGCCACATTGGGTGGGCCGCTAG
- a CDS encoding AraC family transcriptional regulator → MEPLIRTTSFGGFRELLAQLGQDPLPFLARFRVRPELLDDEDARVPFRALVGLLECVAEELDCPDFGLRMAEYQNLHVLGPIALIARNATSAGHALTEIVRFIGYHSSGIHLDLDRSDPQAPRLVIELRLPGAQRQMTELALGVAHNTMRLLCGPGFVAQAVQLAGASPLPAARYRRYFGCELYSGQACNALVVSEQQLSQRIERQDPALHRALVQYLSQVHQQGPADLPERVRRLVLRLLPTQQCRLPLIAEQLGLHERALQRQLAEQGQRFDELLESIRRERADFYLAERDIPLAQIAGMLGYSEQSVFNRACRRWFAMTPGERRRQLLEQRANRRD, encoded by the coding sequence ATGGAGCCCTTAATCCGTACCACCTCCTTCGGCGGCTTCCGCGAGCTGCTCGCTCAGCTGGGGCAGGACCCGCTGCCCTTCCTGGCGCGTTTTCGCGTGCGCCCCGAGCTGCTCGACGACGAGGACGCGCGGGTGCCGTTCCGCGCGCTGGTGGGCCTGCTGGAGTGCGTGGCCGAGGAGCTGGACTGCCCCGACTTCGGTCTGCGCATGGCCGAGTACCAGAACCTCCATGTGCTCGGCCCGATCGCCCTGATCGCGCGTAACGCGACCAGCGCCGGCCATGCCCTGACCGAGATAGTGCGTTTCATCGGCTATCACAGCTCCGGTATCCACCTCGACCTGGATCGCAGCGATCCGCAGGCGCCGCGCCTGGTCATCGAGCTGCGCCTGCCCGGGGCGCAACGGCAGATGACCGAGCTGGCCCTGGGCGTGGCGCACAACACCATGCGGCTGCTCTGCGGCCCGGGTTTCGTCGCCCAGGCGGTGCAGCTGGCGGGCGCCAGCCCGCTGCCGGCGGCGCGCTACCGCCGCTACTTCGGCTGCGAGCTGTATAGCGGCCAGGCGTGCAATGCCCTGGTGGTCAGCGAGCAGCAGCTGAGCCAGCGCATCGAACGCCAGGACCCGGCCCTGCACCGTGCCCTGGTGCAGTACCTCAGCCAGGTTCACCAGCAGGGCCCCGCCGACCTGCCGGAGCGGGTGCGCCGCCTGGTGCTGCGCCTGTTGCCGACCCAGCAATGCCGCCTGCCGCTGATCGCCGAGCAGCTCGGCCTGCACGAACGGGCGCTACAGCGCCAGCTGGCCGAGCAGGGCCAGCGCTTCGATGAGCTGCTGGAGAGCATTCGCCGCGAACGCGCCGACTTCTACCTGGCCGAGCGCGACATCCCCCTGGCGCAGATCGCCGGCATGCTCGGCTACAGCGAGCAGAGCGTATTCAACCGCGCCTGCCGGCGCTGGTTTGCCATGACGCCCGGTGAGCGGCGGCGGCAGTTGCTGGAACAGCGGGCCAACCGCCGCGATTAG
- a CDS encoding alkyl/aryl-sulfatase, translating to MLHPLKCLLSASVAGAMLVAAVAQAAPQPTKPATEFTAAANQAVLERLPFADRQDFENAQRGFIAKPETLTIKDANGKVVWDLESYKAFIQNDLPAPASVNPSLWRHAQLNMEYGLFKVVDGIYQVRGYDITNITFVEGQSGWIVFDPALSTETAKAAYELVSQHLGNKPVVAVVYSHSHIDHFGGVRGMLDEADVKAGKVRIIAPEGFDEHAISENVIAGNAMARRGVYMFGALLPRNAQGGVNAGLAPTVSTGTTTLIMPTEHVRSTGQELEVDGVKLVFQMTPGTEAPAEMNTYLPQFKAMWMAENTTAVMHNILTLRGAQVRDALQWSKFIGETRDLYGDAVEVKFQSHHWPVWGQVQVDDYLKKQQAIYKYIHDQTVRMMNQGMTGEEIAEAIKLPPELQRNWPTRGYYGTLKHNAKAVYQRYMGWYDGNPVNLDNLPPQPAAKKYVEYMGGAAAVLEKAKVDFAKGEYRWVAEAAKQVVFAEPDNAEAKNLLADCLEQLGYQAESGPWRSVYLQGAYELRNGVPQGVATVTASPDMIRAMTPEMLFDYLAVRLNGERAAGKKLVLNYNFSDLGKSYALTVENGVLTYEPKASDQADVGLTMSKTTLEAIQLGRTTLEQKVASGELTFDGRPAAFGEFMGLLDKFEFWFDIVTP from the coding sequence ATGCTGCACCCATTGAAATGCCTGCTGTCGGCCAGCGTGGCTGGCGCGATGCTGGTGGCTGCCGTGGCCCAGGCCGCGCCGCAACCGACCAAGCCCGCCACCGAGTTCACCGCCGCGGCCAACCAGGCCGTGCTGGAACGCCTGCCGTTCGCCGACCGCCAGGACTTCGAGAATGCCCAGCGCGGCTTCATCGCCAAGCCGGAAACCCTGACCATCAAGGACGCCAACGGCAAGGTGGTATGGGATCTGGAGAGCTACAAGGCGTTCATCCAGAACGACCTGCCGGCACCGGCCAGCGTCAACCCGAGCCTGTGGCGGCATGCCCAGCTGAACATGGAGTACGGTCTGTTCAAGGTCGTCGACGGCATCTACCAGGTGCGCGGCTACGACATCACCAACATCACCTTCGTCGAGGGCCAGAGTGGCTGGATCGTCTTCGATCCGGCGCTGTCCACGGAAACCGCCAAGGCCGCCTATGAGCTGGTCAGCCAGCACCTGGGCAACAAGCCGGTGGTGGCGGTGGTCTACAGCCACTCGCATATCGATCACTTCGGCGGCGTGCGCGGCATGCTCGACGAGGCCGACGTGAAAGCCGGCAAGGTGCGCATCATCGCCCCCGAGGGCTTCGACGAACACGCCATCAGCGAAAACGTCATCGCCGGCAACGCCATGGCCCGCCGCGGCGTGTACATGTTCGGCGCGCTGTTGCCGCGCAATGCCCAGGGCGGCGTCAACGCCGGCCTGGCACCGACCGTCTCGACCGGCACCACCACCCTGATCATGCCCACCGAGCACGTCCGGAGCACCGGCCAGGAGCTGGAGGTCGACGGCGTCAAACTGGTGTTCCAGATGACCCCCGGCACCGAGGCGCCGGCGGAGATGAACACCTACCTGCCGCAGTTCAAGGCCATGTGGATGGCCGAGAACACCACCGCCGTGATGCACAACATCCTCACCCTGCGCGGTGCCCAGGTGCGCGATGCGCTGCAGTGGTCGAAGTTCATCGGCGAGACCCGCGATCTGTACGGCGACGCAGTCGAGGTCAAGTTCCAGAGCCACCACTGGCCGGTCTGGGGCCAGGTGCAGGTCGACGACTACCTGAAGAAGCAGCAGGCCATCTACAAGTACATCCACGACCAGACCGTGCGCATGATGAACCAGGGCATGACCGGCGAGGAGATCGCCGAGGCGATCAAGCTGCCGCCGGAACTGCAGCGCAACTGGCCGACCCGTGGCTACTACGGCACCCTCAAGCACAACGCCAAGGCGGTCTATCAGCGCTACATGGGCTGGTACGACGGCAACCCGGTCAACCTGGACAACTTGCCGCCGCAGCCGGCGGCGAAGAAGTACGTCGAATATATGGGCGGCGCGGCAGCGGTGTTGGAGAAGGCCAAGGTCGACTTCGCCAAGGGTGAGTACCGCTGGGTGGCCGAGGCCGCCAAGCAGGTGGTGTTCGCCGAGCCGGACAATGCCGAAGCCAAGAACCTGCTGGCCGACTGCCTGGAACAGCTGGGCTACCAGGCCGAATCCGGCCCGTGGCGCTCGGTGTACCTGCAGGGTGCCTACGAGCTGCGCAATGGCGTGCCACAGGGCGTCGCCACCGTCACCGCCAGCCCGGACATGATCCGCGCCATGACCCCGGAAATGCTCTTCGACTACCTGGCCGTGCGCCTCAACGGCGAACGCGCCGCGGGCAAGAAGCTGGTGCTCAACTACAACTTCAGCGACCTGGGCAAGAGCTACGCGCTGACCGTGGAGAACGGCGTGCTGACCTACGAGCCCAAGGCCAGCGACCAGGCCGATGTCGGCCTGACCATGAGCAAGACCACCCTGGAAGCCATCCAGCTGGGCCGCACCACCCTGGAGCAGAAGGTCGCCTCCGGCGAACTGACGTTCGACGGCCGGCCCGCCGCTTTCGGCGAGTTCATGGGCCTGCTCGACAAGTTCGAGTTCTGGTTCGACATCGTCACTCCCTGA
- a CDS encoding SDR family oxidoreductase: MHSYFSLQGRTALVTGGTRGIGRMIAQGFLEAGARVFICARDGAACIQTAEELSVHGECIGLAADLSSEEGAKALAAELSGRLSQLDILVNNAGTTWGGPLETYPVKGWEKVMQLNVTSVFSCIQQLLPLLRKAGNAQSPARVINIGSVAGISSFGEQAYAYGPSKAALHQLSRILAKELVSQHINVNVIAPGRFPSKMTRHIAQDEAAMAEDVAHIPMQRWGREEEMAALAISLASAAGAYMTGNIIPIDGGFSL, translated from the coding sequence ATGCACTCCTACTTCAGCCTGCAAGGCCGCACCGCCCTGGTTACCGGCGGCACCCGTGGCATCGGCCGGATGATCGCCCAGGGCTTCCTCGAAGCCGGCGCGCGAGTGTTCATCTGCGCCCGCGATGGCGCCGCCTGCATCCAGACAGCCGAGGAGCTTTCGGTGCATGGCGAATGCATCGGCCTGGCTGCCGACCTGTCCAGCGAGGAAGGCGCCAAGGCCCTGGCTGCCGAGCTGAGTGGCCGCCTCAGCCAACTTGATATCCTGGTCAACAACGCCGGCACCACCTGGGGCGGGCCGCTGGAAACCTACCCGGTGAAAGGCTGGGAGAAAGTCATGCAGCTCAACGTGACCTCGGTATTCAGCTGCATCCAGCAACTGCTGCCGCTGCTACGCAAGGCCGGCAACGCGCAGAGCCCGGCGCGGGTGATCAACATCGGCTCGGTGGCCGGCATCAGCTCATTCGGCGAACAGGCCTACGCCTACGGCCCGAGCAAGGCCGCGCTGCACCAGCTGTCGCGCATCCTGGCCAAGGAGCTGGTCAGCCAGCACATCAACGTCAACGTGATCGCCCCCGGGCGCTTCCCGAGCAAGATGACCAGACACATCGCCCAGGACGAAGCGGCCATGGCCGAAGACGTCGCCCATATCCCCATGCAGCGCTGGGGCCGCGAAGAGGAAATGGCCGCGCTGGCCATCAGCCTGGCCAGCGCGGCAGGCGCCTACATGACCGGCAACATCATTCCCATCGACGGCGGTTTCAGCCTGTGA
- a CDS encoding fatty acid desaturase family protein — MNEKTKISDIFSRDEIKMLAARSDAWGAWAVGSTWAVLALTFAALAAARDHLPLWAFLLALLVGLVIIAGRQLCLGILQHDAAHGTLFKNKWANDVLVDWLCSRPIWNELHKYRPYHLTHHAKTATEADPDLCLVAGLPTTRASLARKFLRDLSGITGLKFLIGRLLMDAGVLGWSLTSDIRRLPQDGRRWWDYPRDLLRNAAGMLISNSVLLGLFWACGEAWLYGVWVLAYITPFPLFIRIRSMAEHAALEDSRNVLRNTRSTHAGWLARACVAPIRVNYHIEHHLMASVPYFRLPLMHRMLRERGHVPPPPSYWQVLRLVSGGAAKAAAR; from the coding sequence ATGAACGAGAAAACCAAGATCAGCGACATCTTCAGCCGCGACGAGATCAAGATGCTCGCCGCGCGCTCCGACGCCTGGGGTGCCTGGGCGGTGGGTTCGACCTGGGCAGTGCTGGCCCTGACCTTCGCCGCCCTGGCTGCGGCCCGTGACCATCTGCCGCTGTGGGCTTTCCTGCTGGCGCTGCTGGTCGGCCTGGTGATCATCGCCGGGCGTCAGCTGTGCCTGGGCATCCTGCAGCACGATGCGGCCCACGGCACCCTGTTCAAAAACAAGTGGGCCAACGACGTGCTGGTGGACTGGCTGTGCTCGCGGCCGATCTGGAACGAGCTGCACAAGTACCGCCCCTATCACCTGACGCACCATGCCAAGACCGCCACCGAGGCGGACCCGGACCTCTGTCTGGTGGCCGGCTTGCCCACCACCCGCGCCTCGCTGGCGCGCAAGTTCCTGCGCGATTTGTCCGGCATCACCGGGCTGAAGTTTCTGATCGGCCGCCTGCTGATGGATGCCGGGGTGCTCGGCTGGTCGCTGACCAGCGACATTCGCCGCCTGCCGCAGGATGGCCGCCGCTGGTGGGACTATCCGCGGGACCTGCTGCGCAATGCCGCCGGCATGCTGATCAGCAACAGCGTGCTGCTGGGCCTGTTCTGGGCCTGCGGCGAGGCCTGGTTGTATGGCGTCTGGGTGCTGGCCTACATCACCCCCTTCCCGCTGTTTATCCGCATCCGCTCGATGGCCGAACACGCCGCCCTGGAAGACAGCCGCAATGTGCTGCGCAACACCCGCAGCACCCATGCCGGCTGGCTGGCCCGGGCCTGCGTGGCGCCGATTCGGGTCAACTACCATATCGAGCATCACCTGATGGCCTCGGTGCCGTACTTCCGCCTGCCGCTGATGCACCGCATGCTGCGCGAACGCGGCCATGTACCGCCGCCACCGAGCTACTGGCAGGTGTTGCGGCTGGTCAGCGGCGGCGCTGCTAAAGCCGCTGCGCGCTAA
- a CDS encoding AraC family transcriptional regulator: protein MFLIRSGALDGFERLLGQLGQNPAQLLRQHGLSSAQLREPNSYLSYLKLADLLDDCALLCHEPLFGLRLAAGQSLLAIGEMALPGSQQPSLGEALEFAKRYLHLHAQGVNLQGTLAADDYELSLSFAFSNASGLWQLNQLGVGQLFNALGFLTGSTSRQLRLHLQQARPPDCAWLADWQPGRLVFDSPINGVSFPADWRERPPSRDEALTRQYFQQRMQMLAARYPDKLQDQVCHIISSLLPAGEGSVERVGAALGLHPRTLQKRLQQEGSSFSQLLQETRLGIARQHLQQQKMSITDLALNLGYADVAVFSRHFKRWTGLSPRQWRAQQGLRAER, encoded by the coding sequence ATGTTTCTGATCCGCAGCGGTGCCTTGGATGGCTTCGAGCGATTGCTCGGCCAACTGGGCCAGAATCCCGCCCAACTGCTGCGCCAGCACGGCCTCAGCAGCGCCCAGTTGCGCGAACCCAACAGCTACCTCTCCTACCTGAAACTGGCCGACCTGCTGGACGACTGCGCGCTGCTCTGTCACGAACCGCTGTTCGGTCTGCGCCTGGCGGCCGGGCAGAGCCTGCTGGCCATCGGCGAGATGGCGCTGCCAGGCAGCCAGCAACCGAGCCTCGGCGAGGCCCTGGAGTTCGCCAAGCGCTACCTGCACCTGCACGCCCAGGGGGTCAATCTGCAGGGCACTCTGGCCGCGGATGACTATGAGCTGAGCCTGAGCTTCGCCTTTAGCAACGCCAGCGGCCTGTGGCAGCTCAACCAGCTGGGCGTGGGTCAGCTGTTCAACGCCCTGGGCTTTCTCACCGGCAGTACCAGCCGCCAGCTGCGCCTGCATTTGCAGCAGGCGCGCCCGCCCGACTGCGCCTGGCTGGCGGATTGGCAGCCGGGCCGGCTGGTCTTCGACAGCCCTATCAATGGCGTGAGTTTCCCGGCCGACTGGCGCGAGCGCCCGCCGAGTCGCGACGAAGCCCTGACTCGCCAGTATTTCCAGCAGCGCATGCAGATGCTCGCAGCCCGCTACCCGGACAAGCTGCAGGACCAGGTCTGTCACATCATCAGCAGCCTGCTGCCGGCCGGCGAAGGCAGTGTCGAACGGGTCGGCGCGGCCCTCGGCCTGCACCCGCGCACCCTGCAGAAACGCCTGCAGCAGGAGGGCAGCAGCTTTAGCCAACTGCTGCAGGAGACCCGTCTGGGTATTGCCCGCCAGCACCTGCAACAACAGAAGATGAGCATCACCGACCTGGCCCTCAACCTGGGCTATGCGGATGTCGCCGTGTTCAGCCGTCACTTCAAGCGCTGGACCGGCCTGTCGCCACGGCAGTGGCGCGCCCAGCAGGGGCTGCGTGCTGAACGCTGA
- the ahpF gene encoding alkyl hydroperoxide reductase subunit F — MLDATLKTQLKAYLEKVTQPFEIVASLDDGEKSQELLGLLQDIVGLTDKITLKTDGSDARRPSFALVRPGADIGVSFAGIPMGHEFTSLVLALLQVGGHPSKLDADTIAQIQAIEGKFEFETYFSLSCQNCPDVVQALNLMAVLNPNIRNVSIDGALFQEEVERRQIMAVPSIYLNGEVFASGRMEVKEILAKIDTGAANRDAEKMSAKAAFDVLVIGGGPAGAAAAIYAARKGIRTGVAAERFGGQVLDTMAIENFISVQETEGPKLARALEEHVKQYEVDIINLQRATALIPASSEGGLHEVKFASGASLKAKTVILSTGARWREMNVPGEQDYRNKGVAYCPHCDGPLFKGKRVAVIGGGNSGVEAAIDLAGIVAQVTLIEFDSQLRADAVLQKKLHSLPNVKVITSALTTEVKGDGQKVSGLVYKDRNSDELHTVELEGIFVQIGLLPNSDWLKGVVELTPRGEIIVDAKGGTNIPGVFAAGDVTTVPYKQIVIAVGEGAKASLSAFDHLIRNS; from the coding sequence ATGTTGGATGCCACGCTTAAAACCCAGTTGAAGGCCTACCTCGAAAAGGTCACCCAGCCGTTCGAAATCGTCGCTTCCCTCGATGACGGCGAAAAGTCCCAGGAACTGCTCGGACTGCTGCAAGACATCGTCGGCCTGACCGACAAGATCACCCTTAAGACCGACGGCAGCGATGCCCGCCGTCCGTCTTTCGCCCTGGTTCGCCCGGGCGCCGATATCGGCGTCAGCTTCGCCGGCATCCCCATGGGTCACGAGTTCACCTCGCTGGTGCTAGCCCTGCTGCAGGTCGGCGGCCACCCGTCCAAGCTGGACGCGGACACCATCGCCCAGATCCAGGCCATCGAAGGCAAATTCGAGTTCGAGACTTACTTCTCGCTGTCCTGCCAGAACTGCCCGGACGTGGTCCAGGCGCTGAACCTGATGGCCGTGCTCAACCCCAACATCCGCAACGTGTCGATCGACGGTGCGCTGTTCCAGGAAGAAGTCGAGCGCCGCCAGATCATGGCCGTGCCGAGCATCTACCTGAACGGTGAAGTGTTCGCCTCGGGCCGCATGGAAGTGAAGGAAATCCTCGCCAAGATCGACACCGGCGCCGCTAACCGCGACGCCGAGAAGATGAGTGCCAAGGCCGCCTTCGACGTGCTGGTCATCGGCGGCGGCCCGGCCGGCGCCGCGGCGGCCATCTATGCCGCACGCAAAGGCATCCGCACCGGTGTAGCGGCCGAGCGCTTTGGTGGCCAGGTGCTGGACACCATGGCCATCGAGAACTTCATCTCCGTTCAGGAGACCGAAGGGCCGAAGCTGGCCCGTGCCCTGGAAGAGCACGTCAAACAGTACGAAGTCGACATCATCAACCTGCAGCGCGCCACTGCCCTGATTCCGGCCAGCAGCGAGGGCGGTCTGCACGAGGTCAAGTTCGCCAGCGGTGCCAGCCTCAAGGCCAAGACCGTGATTCTCTCCACCGGCGCACGCTGGCGGGAGATGAACGTGCCGGGCGAACAGGATTACCGCAACAAGGGCGTGGCCTACTGCCCGCACTGCGACGGCCCGCTGTTCAAGGGCAAGCGCGTGGCGGTGATCGGCGGCGGCAACTCCGGTGTCGAGGCGGCCATCGACCTGGCCGGCATCGTCGCCCAGGTCACCCTGATCGAGTTCGACAGCCAGCTGCGTGCCGACGCCGTGCTGCAGAAGAAGCTGCACAGCCTGCCCAACGTCAAGGTGATCACCAGCGCCCTGACCACCGAGGTCAAAGGTGACGGGCAGAAGGTCAGTGGCCTGGTGTACAAGGATCGCAACAGCGATGAACTGCACACCGTCGAGCTGGAAGGCATCTTCGTGCAGATCGGCCTGCTGCCTAACTCCGACTGGCTGAAAGGCGTGGTGGAGCTGACCCCGCGTGGCGAGATCATCGTCGACGCCAAGGGTGGCACCAACATCCCCGGCGTGTTCGCTGCCGGCGACGTGACCACCGTGCCCTACAAGCAGATCGTCATCGCCGTGGGCGAAGGGGCCAAGGCCTCGCTGAGCGCCTTCGACCACCTGATCCGCAACAGCTGA
- a CDS encoding GMC family oxidoreductase, with product MEFDYIIVGAGSAGCVLANRLSADPTVSVCLLEAGPEDRSPLIHAPAGVAAILPTRHVNWAFDTVPQAGLDGRRGYQPRGKVLGGSSSINGMIYIRGHHSDYDDWAKLGNQGWGFNDVLPYFRKSEMHHRGACDFHGGDGELYVGRPEAHVATEAFIEAGRKAGHSLNTDFNGAEQQGVGQYDVTIRDGRRWSTATAFLKPIRQSRKNLTVITGALVERILLQGKQASGVQVRIKDQSTAILAHKEVLLCAGTFGSPQLLMLSGIGPEAELKPQGIAVQHELPGVGQNLQDHPDVVLCYKSDDTSFMGYSVRGSVKMGSALVQYLAKRSGPLASNIGEGGAFLKTDPSLARPDIQLHSVFTIVDNHNRTLHWGHGYSCHVCVLRPKSVGSVGLTSADPSSAPRIDPNLLSHDDDVQTLLKGYRMTQEIAAQQPLARYGLRDMYSEGLYQDEQLIEVLRKRTDTIYHPIGTCKMGSDEMAVVDGQLRVHGIDRLRVVDASIMPTLVGGNTNAPTIMLAERAAEWIAQA from the coding sequence ATGGAATTCGACTACATCATCGTTGGCGCCGGTTCGGCTGGCTGCGTGCTGGCCAACCGCCTGAGCGCCGACCCGACGGTTTCCGTGTGCCTGCTGGAAGCCGGGCCGGAAGATCGCTCGCCGCTGATTCATGCCCCCGCAGGTGTGGCCGCCATTCTGCCCACCCGTCACGTCAACTGGGCCTTCGACACCGTGCCGCAGGCCGGCCTGGATGGGCGGCGGGGCTACCAGCCGCGCGGCAAGGTGCTCGGCGGCAGCAGCTCGATCAACGGCATGATCTATATCCGCGGCCACCACAGCGACTACGACGACTGGGCCAAGCTGGGCAACCAGGGCTGGGGCTTCAACGATGTGCTGCCGTATTTCCGCAAGAGCGAGATGCACCACCGCGGCGCCTGCGACTTCCATGGCGGCGACGGCGAATTGTATGTCGGCCGCCCCGAGGCCCATGTGGCGACCGAGGCCTTTATCGAGGCCGGGCGCAAAGCCGGGCACAGCCTGAACACGGACTTCAACGGCGCCGAGCAGCAGGGCGTCGGCCAGTACGACGTGACCATCCGCGACGGCCGCCGCTGGAGCACCGCGACCGCCTTCCTCAAGCCGATCCGCCAGAGCCGCAAGAATCTCACGGTCATTACTGGGGCCCTGGTCGAGCGCATTCTGCTGCAGGGCAAGCAGGCCAGCGGTGTGCAGGTGCGCATCAAGGACCAGTCCACCGCGATTCTGGCGCACAAGGAGGTGCTGCTGTGCGCCGGGACGTTCGGCAGCCCGCAGCTGCTGATGCTCTCCGGCATCGGCCCGGAGGCCGAACTCAAGCCGCAGGGCATCGCCGTACAGCACGAGCTGCCAGGGGTCGGCCAGAACCTGCAGGATCACCCGGACGTAGTGCTCTGCTACAAGAGCGACGACACCTCGTTCATGGGCTACTCCGTGCGCGGCAGCGTGAAGATGGGCTCGGCACTGGTGCAGTACCTGGCCAAGCGCAGCGGCCCGCTGGCCAGCAACATCGGCGAGGGCGGGGCGTTTCTCAAGACCGACCCGAGCCTGGCGCGGCCGGACATCCAGCTGCACTCGGTGTTCACCATCGTCGACAACCACAACCGCACCCTGCACTGGGGGCATGGCTACAGCTGCCACGTCTGCGTGCTGCGGCCCAAGAGCGTGGGCAGCGTGGGCCTGACGAGCGCCGACCCGAGCAGCGCGCCGCGTATCGACCCGAACCTGCTGAGCCATGACGACGACGTGCAGACCCTGCTCAAGGGCTACCGCATGACCCAGGAGATCGCCGCCCAGCAGCCGCTGGCGCGCTACGGCCTGCGCGACATGTACAGCGAAGGCCTGTACCAGGACGAGCAGCTGATCGAGGTGCTGCGCAAGCGCACCGACACCATTTATCACCCGATCGGCACCTGCAAGATGGGCAGCGACGAGATGGCGGTGGTCGACGGCCAGCTGCGCGTGCACGGCATCGACAGGCTGCGCGTGGTGGATGCCTCGATCATGCCGACCCTGGTCGGCGGCAACACCAACGCACCGACCATCATGCTGGCCGAACGCGCCGCCGAGTGGATTGCCCAGGCCTGA
- a CDS encoding DUF3820 family protein, whose product MNPEDLLLLVTRTMPFGKYKDRLLADLPGHYLNWFAREGFPKGEIGRLLALMQEIDHNGLKPLLDPLRQRRG is encoded by the coding sequence ATGAATCCCGAAGACCTCCTCCTGCTGGTCACCCGCACCATGCCCTTCGGCAAGTACAAGGACCGCCTGCTCGCCGACCTGCCCGGCCACTACCTCAACTGGTTCGCCCGCGAAGGCTTCCCCAAGGGCGAGATCGGCCGCCTGCTGGCCTTGATGCAGGAGATCGACCACAACGGCCTCAAGCCACTGCTCGACCCGCTGCGCCAGCGCCGGGGCTGA